A single window of Sphingobacterium sp. ML3W DNA harbors:
- a CDS encoding nucleotidyl transferase AbiEii/AbiGii toxin family protein — protein MIKPGEIQNTAREVGVRDQQIEKDYVLSWILQGISQHDALSKAIVFKGGTVLKKIYFEDYRFSEDLDFTLLDDTISNEQVFEWFSEAFEHIEEEANIPLEIIDNNEHEDGGINFYISYIGPLGGQGNNKKVKIDISRSEKLTFEPIMVDAIISYTDQEAHQLLCYPLEEVLVEKLRSVMQRMQPRDFYDVWYLLEIHGMDAEFYIHEFREKCECKKVTPADFHTKLKQRLPQYKGRWQKSMSDQIHDLPDFEKVEREVMRHLKKFEV, from the coding sequence ATGATAAAGCCAGGAGAAATACAAAATACAGCCCGAGAAGTTGGTGTTCGAGATCAACAGATTGAAAAGGACTATGTGCTTTCATGGATTCTGCAAGGAATTTCACAACATGACGCACTATCTAAAGCTATTGTTTTCAAAGGCGGAACGGTACTTAAAAAGATTTATTTCGAAGATTATCGTTTTAGTGAAGACTTGGATTTTACCTTGTTGGACGACACAATCTCAAACGAACAAGTTTTTGAATGGTTTTCGGAAGCTTTTGAACATATTGAAGAGGAAGCCAATATTCCTCTTGAAATAATTGATAATAATGAGCATGAAGATGGAGGGATTAATTTCTATATCAGTTATATAGGTCCTTTAGGTGGGCAGGGAAATAACAAAAAGGTTAAGATAGATATTTCACGTAGCGAAAAGCTAACTTTTGAACCTATAATGGTGGATGCAATTATATCTTATACAGACCAAGAAGCGCATCAATTATTGTGTTATCCTTTAGAAGAAGTATTGGTTGAAAAACTTCGTTCAGTTATGCAACGTATGCAACCTAGAGATTTTTATGATGTCTGGTATTTATTAGAAATACATGGCATGGATGCGGAATTTTACATTCATGAATTTCGAGAGAAATGTGAATGTAAAAAAGTAACCCCAGCTGACTTCCATACAAAATTAAAGCAACGCTTACCACAATATAAAGGTCGTTGGCAAAAATCGATGTCTGATCAAATACATGATTTGCCTGATTTTGAAAAAGTTGAAAGAGAAGTGATGAGGCACTTAAAGAAATTTGAAGTGTGA
- a CDS encoding transcriptional regulator has product MQIKNISTQSGELLNYFNKIGQQCFDYSEAKYALPLSSESALKELLSDMVKRGLLMRIKRGVYYLIPYEQDSKTFMPDWHLLAEPLTRGNNHYIGYYSALQVHNLIIQPSLKEQIVVAKQMRPSQIEIKGIPFQFIYHNQEHFFGMKKIWIDSFHKVVCSDLEKTIIDCLFKPDYAGGIVEIARAIYISKDKIKFNKLLEYAEKFNSQAVIKRLGFLLETLSIDTTIIEKLQGLKTASYVILDTELPKEGKLLNRWSIQQNIEIETITSAIYT; this is encoded by the coding sequence ATGCAAATCAAGAATATATCAACACAATCAGGCGAATTGTTGAACTATTTTAATAAAATAGGTCAGCAGTGCTTTGACTATTCTGAAGCTAAATATGCACTTCCTCTTTCAAGTGAAAGTGCATTAAAGGAGCTTCTTAGCGATATGGTTAAACGTGGATTGTTAATGAGAATAAAAAGAGGTGTTTATTATTTGATTCCTTATGAACAAGATTCAAAAACATTTATGCCTGATTGGCACTTGTTAGCCGAACCTCTTACGAGAGGAAATAATCATTATATTGGATATTACTCAGCATTACAAGTGCATAATTTGATTATACAACCCTCATTAAAAGAGCAAATTGTGGTTGCAAAGCAAATGCGTCCCTCTCAAATCGAAATAAAAGGAATCCCTTTCCAATTCATTTATCATAACCAAGAACATTTTTTTGGAATGAAAAAAATATGGATTGATAGTTTTCATAAGGTTGTCTGCTCAGATTTAGAAAAAACAATTATTGACTGTCTTTTTAAGCCTGATTATGCCGGTGGAATCGTTGAAATTGCAAGGGCAATCTATATTTCAAAAGACAAAATAAAATTCAATAAGCTTTTAGAATACGCCGAAAAGTTTAATTCTCAGGCTGTCATTAAAAGGCTTGGATTTTTGTTAGAAACATTAAGTATTGACACAACTATTATTGAGAAACTTCAGGGTCTCAAAACGGCTTCTTACGTAATTTTAGATACAGAATTACCAAAAGAAGGCAAGTTGTTAAATCGTTGGAGTATTCAACAAAATATAGAAATAGAAACCATCACATCTGCTATATACACATGA